One genomic window of Desulfovibrio gilichinskyi includes the following:
- the rplS gene encoding 50S ribosomal protein L19, whose protein sequence is MNVIKKIEREHMRLDMPAFKAGDTVKVHLRIIEGEKERIQVFQGVVLRFRNGSTDSTFTVRKISDGIGVERVFAVHSPYIERVEVVTEGKVRRSRIYYLRDLKGKAARIKSKNAW, encoded by the coding sequence ATGAACGTAATTAAAAAGATCGAACGCGAACACATGCGTCTTGATATGCCTGCATTTAAAGCAGGTGACACCGTAAAAGTACATCTTCGCATTATCGAAGGTGAAAAAGAACGTATCCAGGTTTTCCAGGGTGTTGTTCTTCGTTTCCGTAACGGTTCAACCGATTCAACTTTCACAGTACGTAAGATCTCCGACGGTATCGGCGTAGAACGCGTATTTGCAGTACATTCTCCCTACATTGAACGTGTAGAAGTTGTTACTGAAGGTAAAGTTCGTCGTAGCCGCATTTACTATCTTCGTGACCTTAAAGGTAAAGCAGCACGTATCAAATCAAAGAACGCTTGGTAG
- a CDS encoding ribonuclease HII, whose protein sequence is MSHELSYGILPGMGGEVGLIAGIDEAGRGCLAGPVVAGAVILPAEYDLPGLTDSKKLTESARDILAQQIREQAVCWSLGVSRAQVVDRINILQATFRAMARAAIHLKVQPSVLLIDGNKTIPLNHFNGIAGFQQESIIKGDEKIPAISAASILAKTFRDSLMVKLEKIYPGYGFAVHKGYGTKFHMDAVREKGPCLIHRLTFKGVRPEKKKSGQESMCLPGI, encoded by the coding sequence ATGTCTCATGAGTTGTCATACGGGATACTTCCGGGAATGGGCGGAGAAGTCGGACTCATCGCAGGAATTGATGAAGCCGGCAGGGGGTGTCTGGCCGGTCCTGTTGTTGCAGGCGCTGTTATTCTGCCTGCCGAATATGACTTGCCCGGGCTTACCGATTCTAAGAAGCTGACTGAATCCGCGCGTGATATTTTGGCGCAGCAAATACGTGAACAGGCTGTATGCTGGTCTCTTGGTGTTAGCAGGGCGCAGGTGGTAGACCGGATAAATATTCTTCAGGCAACGTTCAGAGCTATGGCCAGAGCGGCAATTCATCTTAAAGTGCAGCCTTCTGTTTTGCTAATTGATGGAAATAAGACTATTCCGTTAAATCACTTTAATGGAATTGCAGGATTTCAGCAGGAATCGATAATTAAAGGTGATGAGAAAATTCCCGCTATTTCAGCGGCCTCGATCCTCGCAAAAACTTTTAGAGATTCCTTGATGGTTAAACTGGAAAAGATATACCCGGGATACGGTTTTGCTGTGCATAAAGGGTATGGAACAAAATTTCATATGGATGCAGTCCGTGAAAAAGGTCCCTGCCTGATCCATCGACTCACTTTTAAAGGCGTGCGTCCTGAAAAGAAAAAATCAGGGCAGGAGAGTATGTGTCTCCCAGGCATTTAG
- a CDS encoding YraN family protein, producing the protein MSPRHLDFGEAGENFAACYLECRGFTVRHRNWRWRQWELDIICEDLPGPDGERDLVFVEVKTRAGSSVQKGVQAVTPAKCRKLVKAASHYLSAMDLWHRPCRFDLVIVNDAGNGMNAEHIKNAFEISDFMGSGNTAWQPW; encoded by the coding sequence GTGTCTCCCAGGCATTTAGATTTCGGCGAGGCCGGAGAAAATTTTGCTGCCTGTTATCTTGAGTGCAGAGGGTTCACTGTTCGTCACCGGAATTGGCGGTGGCGACAATGGGAGCTTGATATTATCTGTGAAGACCTGCCCGGTCCTGACGGTGAGCGCGATCTTGTTTTTGTGGAAGTGAAGACCAGAGCCGGAAGTTCCGTGCAAAAGGGCGTGCAGGCGGTGACTCCTGCAAAATGCCGTAAATTAGTAAAAGCTGCTTCACATTATTTGTCGGCAATGGACTTATGGCATAGACCGTGCCGTTTTGATCTTGTTATTGTAAATGATGCCGGAAACGGCATGAACGCGGAGCACATAAAAAATGCCTTCGAAATCTCCGACTTTATGGGTAGTGGCAACACCGCTTGGCAACCTTGGTGA